The sequence below is a genomic window from Aureispira sp. CCB-E.
CGAATTCCAATTGTTGGTAAATATTTGAGCTAAAAATAGCGAATGTAATTATCAGGTCGCCAATTTTACTTAGGTAGAGTTGGCGACTTTTTATTACCTCTCAACAAAATTAGTTGCGAACATTTATTTTACAGAGTCAAAGAGGCAAATCTCTGATTTATCTCCTACCTTTGTATTATTAGAATATTTCGTGGATTGTTTTAGAAATTAGCAGCGGCGCAGCTAACTATAGATAAACAGTTCCTTTGTGTTATTATCAATTTAGAAATTATACAACATGAAAATCACGTTCCAATTTTTACTCCCATTGCTATTCCTTTTTAGTAGCTGTCAAGATCCTGTTGAAGAAAAAAGTGCTGAGGCTGTTGCGGCTTATGAAGCAGAAGAATATGCCAAAGCCATTGAGCTAAACAAGGAGGTGTTGACTTTAGATTCTAATAATATACAGACTCGGTATAATCTGTTTGTTATTTACAAGTTGCAAAACCAAAATACACTAGCAATGAAAGAATTGCAGCAGGTGTTGGCAATCAACCCTGATGAATTGATTGCTAATATAGAGCTTGGGTTATTATATGATAAAATGGATCAGGCAAACGATGCTATTCCCTACTTGAAGAAGGCTGTTGTATTGGAAGATGACAACATTGCTACTCAAATGGCTTTAAGTAGGTGTTACCAAGAAATTGGAGAAAAACAATTGGCAATGGCACATGCTAATCGAGTGTTGGAATTGGACAACAGAAATATAGAAGCTTTGGACAATTTGGCAACGATTTCCGAAAGTGAGGGATTAATTGATCGGGCTATTGGTTATTACCATCAAATTTTAGAAATAGATTCCAATTACGCTGAAGCATATCCTATGATTTCTAATTTATATAGCTCTATCGGAAATGCAGAGCAATCTGTTTATTATGGTCAAAAAGCATTAAGTGTATTTCCCAATAATATTGACATGCTCAATAATATGGGCTTTATTTATTTGGAATTAAATGACTATCCCAATGCCTTGAACTATTTTGATCAAGTGATTGCCCAAGATTCTTCTTATGCGTATGCGTATAATAATAAAGGCTATGTGTTGATTCAAGAAGGCAATTATGCAGCTGCGTTAGAAGCCATTCAAAAATCCTTAGCATTGGATAATAATAATGCTTATGCTTATCGAAATATGGCAATTTGTTATGCTAATATGGGAGATAGAACAGCTAGCTGTGAGGCATTAGAAGCAGCAGAGAAGGTGGAATACGGACTTAGAATAAAAGCAGAATTAGCAGAATTAAAAGCAGCATATTGCTAATTTTTGTCTATGTTTTTTGTTTTAAGTTGCTGATTATTATGGTATTGGTATTGGGGTTTGTTCTATGATTGACCTAGGGTGTTTTTGTCTGAATTTTGACGACGCATTATATTTGTTGTTATACAGAATAATAGTTCGTTGAAAAACTTTATTAGTTTGATAATCAACAAGTTGTTTATTTGTTGTTTTTGTGTTAAAAATTTAATTATCAAGCTAATATGAATGTGTTTTTTTATCTTTTTGGTAAAAAAGTAAAAAATCAACGAACTACTAACAGAATAAATACTTTTTTAATTAAAATCTTCAGTTATGAAAACCCCTTTCTTTACCTTGCTAGTTGCTTTCTTTTTACTAGCATCTTCTAATGTGAATGCCTCACATCTTTCTGGTGCAGAATTTCGTTTTGAACACGTTAATGGCAACGACTATATTGTAAGCTTGTACATTTATAGAGATTGTAACGGAATTAATGTGCCAAGTATTGTGACTGTCAATATGGAGAGTATAAATTGTGGCATAAACAATAATATTACTTTACTTCAAACATCAGGTCCAACAGTAGTGACAACTATACCAGGCTCTCAAACTACTTGTATGGGGGGAATGGTGCAAGGCTATGAAGAGTATGTTTATAGTGATACGATTACTTTTCCTGCTCAATGTACAGATTGGTATTTTAATTGGAACTCTTGTTGTCGAAATTCGGCAATTACCAATCTAGTAAATCCAGGATCAGCGTCAATGTACATTGAATCTACGTTTGATAATACCATTGTTAATAATTCTCCAACGTATTTTATTGACCCTATTTTTTATGGAAGCATGGGGGCTAATTTTTCAGTTGCTTTAGGAGGGTTTGATGTAGATGGGGATCAATTGTTGTTTAGTTTGGCAGCTCCAGCAGATGGTGCGAACTCTTCTGTTGCTTTTGCTTCTGGGCTAAGTGCGGCACAACCTTTGGATATTTTAGCTGGGTCAACCGTTTCTTTCTCTTCAACTACTGGACAATTTAACTGTGTATTGGCTTCGGGAAGTCAAATTGTTGTCTTTGATGTCATTGTAGAAGAATGGAGAAATGGACAAAAAATTGCAGAACACAGACGTTCGCTACAGATTTTGCCAATCAATTTGGGGAACAACAGTCAAATGTTAGCGCCACCAACCGTTGGCAACCCAACCAATGGTACGGTTGTAGATGCGTACACTTTAGAGTATAACACGCCAGGGCAAGCATTTGGTTTTAGTATGTTATTTAACGATCAAGATGCCAATGATGTTATTACTTACAATGCTGCTTATTCTACCTTGGAAACGATTTTTCCTAATGCACAAGTGACGTCTAGCAATCCCAATGGCAACTTAAATGAGTTGGAGTTAAGCATTAGCATTCCAAATCCAAAGCCAACACTGTTCTCTATTGTAATTGAGGAAAACAATTACTTGCAACAAAGTTTCTCTTATGAGTTAAGAGATGCCAATGCTACTCATGTTGACAATCTAGAAAATCCCTTTACTAATGTACGTATTTATCCTAATCCTGTTGACAAAACCACAACATTTGAAGTGCCTGATATGATTTACAAAAAATTAGAATTGAATGTGTTTGATATGACAGGACAAGTGGTGCAAACTCAAGTGAAGGCAGGAACAAATGTGTTGGAGTTTAACCGTGG
It includes:
- a CDS encoding lipopolysaccharide assembly protein LapB, translating into MKITFQFLLPLLFLFSSCQDPVEEKSAEAVAAYEAEEYAKAIELNKEVLTLDSNNIQTRYNLFVIYKLQNQNTLAMKELQQVLAINPDELIANIELGLLYDKMDQANDAIPYLKKAVVLEDDNIATQMALSRCYQEIGEKQLAMAHANRVLELDNRNIEALDNLATISESEGLIDRAIGYYHQILEIDSNYAEAYPMISNLYSSIGNAEQSVYYGQKALSVFPNNIDMLNNMGFIYLELNDYPNALNYFDQVIAQDSSYAYAYNNKGYVLIQEGNYAAALEAIQKSLALDNNNAYAYRNMAICYANMGDRTASCEALEAAEKVEYGLRIKAELAELKAAYC
- a CDS encoding T9SS type A sorting domain-containing protein, which translates into the protein MKTPFFTLLVAFFLLASSNVNASHLSGAEFRFEHVNGNDYIVSLYIYRDCNGINVPSIVTVNMESINCGINNNITLLQTSGPTVVTTIPGSQTTCMGGMVQGYEEYVYSDTITFPAQCTDWYFNWNSCCRNSAITNLVNPGSASMYIESTFDNTIVNNSPTYFIDPIFYGSMGANFSVALGGFDVDGDQLLFSLAAPADGANSSVAFASGLSAAQPLDILAGSTVSFSSTTGQFNCVLASGSQIVVFDVIVEEWRNGQKIAEHRRSLQILPINLGNNSQMLAPPTVGNPTNGTVVDAYTLEYNTPGQAFGFSMLFNDQDANDVITYNAAYSTLETIFPNAQVTSSNPNGNLNELELSISIPNPKPTLFSIVIEENNYLQQSFSYELRDANATHVDNLENPFTNVRIYPNPVDKTTTFEVPDMIYKKLELNVFDMTGQVVQTQVKAGTNVLEFNRGDLPAGVYSFQLKGDGKMVNTGLLQLK